One part of the Leclercia sp. LSNIH1 genome encodes these proteins:
- the creD gene encoding cell envelope integrity protein CreD, whose translation MKSPLFWKVSTLLGCILLLLIPLMLVGNLISERESYRNEVENTLRQSTSGPQQLVGPLIAIPVTEIYYKQEEAKKVEYKKRYMHFILPETLLVEGNQHVQTRNIGIYDGQIWNTDLNIKAQFTTEKLAELQGETMTLGKPFIVVGVGDARGIGAVSISKINGETLSIEPGAGVYGALSGIHIPLTDNALAAKTVSLEMSLNLAGTGSFAVVPVGRNSEMTLNSNWPHPSFMGNYLPVKHEISASGFQANWKSSWFANNLAGWFNDNEIPEWSAIPAFSVTVATPADQYQLTDRAIKYAILLIALTFMAFFVFETLTGLRLHPMQYLLVGLALVLFYLVLLALSEHVGFTPAWIIASLVGALMNGVYLQAVLKSWKRSGLFVLALLGLDVVMWFLLRSEESALLLGSAVLVLALFAVMYLTRHFDWYSLSQPKRTAPSGSSDKDTMRLWK comes from the coding sequence ATGAAATCCCCCCTGTTCTGGAAAGTCAGCACCCTGTTAGGGTGCATTCTGCTGTTACTCATCCCACTGATGCTGGTGGGCAATCTGATTTCGGAGCGTGAGAGCTATCGCAACGAGGTCGAAAACACCCTTCGCCAGAGTACCAGCGGCCCGCAGCAGCTGGTGGGCCCGCTGATCGCCATTCCGGTAACGGAGATCTATTACAAACAGGAAGAGGCGAAAAAGGTGGAGTATAAGAAGCGTTATATGCACTTCATTCTGCCGGAGACGCTACTGGTTGAGGGCAATCAGCACGTGCAAACGCGCAATATCGGCATCTATGACGGACAAATCTGGAATACCGATCTCAACATTAAGGCGCAGTTTACGACGGAAAAACTGGCGGAGTTGCAGGGTGAGACGATGACGCTCGGCAAGCCGTTTATCGTGGTCGGCGTCGGGGATGCGCGCGGGATAGGGGCAGTGAGCATCTCAAAAATCAATGGTGAGACGTTAAGCATCGAGCCTGGCGCCGGGGTGTACGGGGCGTTATCCGGCATTCACATCCCACTGACCGACAACGCGCTGGCGGCAAAAACCGTCTCGCTGGAGATGTCGCTCAATCTGGCCGGTACCGGCAGCTTTGCCGTGGTTCCAGTGGGACGTAACAGCGAAATGACCCTGAACAGTAACTGGCCGCACCCGAGCTTTATGGGCAATTACCTGCCGGTTAAGCACGAGATTAGCGCGTCTGGTTTCCAGGCAAACTGGAAAAGTAGCTGGTTTGCGAACAATCTTGCGGGCTGGTTCAACGACAACGAGATCCCTGAATGGAGTGCGATCCCGGCGTTTAGCGTCACGGTGGCGACCCCCGCGGATCAGTATCAGCTGACCGACCGCGCGATTAAGTACGCCATTTTACTGATTGCTTTGACGTTTATGGCCTTCTTCGTCTTTGAAACTTTAACCGGATTGCGGCTGCACCCGATGCAGTACCTGCTGGTGGGACTGGCGCTGGTGCTGTTCTATCTGGTGCTACTGGCGTTGTCTGAGCATGTGGGCTTTACACCCGCATGGATTATCGCCAGCCTGGTAGGGGCGCTAATGAACGGCGTCTATCTGCAGGCAGTGCTGAAAAGCTGGAAACGCAGTGGCCTGTTTGTGCTGGCGCTGCTGGGGCTGGACGTGGTGATGTGGTTCCTGCTGCGTTCAGAAGAGAGTGCGTTGCTGCTGGGCTCTGCGGTGCTGGTGCTGGCCCTGTTCGCGGTAATGTATCTCACGCGCCACTTTGACTGGTACTCGCTCTCCCAGCCGAAGCGCACGGCGCCATCCGGGTCATCGGATAAAGATACGATGCGGTTATGGAAATAA
- the arcA gene encoding two-component system response regulator ArcA → MQTPHILIVEDELVTRNTLKSIFEAEGYDVFEATDGAEMHQILSENDINLVIMDINLPGKNGLLLARELREQANVALMFLTGRDNEVDKILGLEIGADDYITKPFNPRELTIRARNLLSRTMNLGTVSEERRSVESYKFNGWELDINSRSLVSPQGDQYKLPRSEFRAMLHFCENPGKIQSRAELLKKMTGRELKPHDRTVDVTIRRIRKHFESTPDTPEIIATIHGEGYRFCGDLQE, encoded by the coding sequence ATGCAGACCCCGCACATTCTTATCGTTGAAGACGAGTTGGTAACACGCAACACGTTAAAGAGCATTTTCGAAGCAGAAGGCTACGATGTCTTTGAAGCTACCGATGGCGCAGAGATGCATCAGATCCTTTCTGAAAATGATATCAACTTGGTTATCATGGACATCAACCTGCCGGGTAAAAACGGCCTTCTGCTGGCACGTGAACTGCGTGAACAGGCGAACGTTGCGTTAATGTTCCTGACCGGCCGCGACAACGAAGTTGATAAAATTCTTGGCCTGGAAATCGGCGCGGATGACTATATCACCAAACCGTTTAACCCACGCGAGTTAACCATTCGTGCACGCAATCTGCTGTCCCGCACCATGAACCTGGGCACGGTCAGCGAAGAGCGTCGTAGCGTAGAGAGCTACAAATTCAACGGCTGGGAACTGGATATTAATAGCCGTTCTCTGGTGAGCCCGCAGGGCGACCAGTACAAACTGCCGCGCAGCGAATTCCGCGCCATGCTGCACTTCTGCGAAAACCCGGGCAAGATCCAGTCCCGTGCAGAACTGCTGAAAAAAATGACCGGCCGTGAGCTGAAGCCACACGACCGTACCGTTGACGTGACTATCCGCCGTATTCGTAAACATTTCGAATCCACGCCGGATACACCAGAAATTATCGCCACCATTCATGGTGAAGGCTATCGTTTCTGCGGCGACCTGCAGGAATAA
- the creC gene encoding two-component system sensor histidine kinase CreC, translated as MRIGMRLLLGYFLIVAIAAWFVLSIFVQEIKPGVRRATEGTLIDTATLLAEVGRDDLLAGNPQEGKLAQAFSRLHQRPFRANIGGIHKVRNEYHVYMTDARGRVVFDSTGLAVGKDYARWNDVWLTLRGEYGARSTPSDPQDPESTVMYVAAPVVDRGKIIGVLSVGKPNSAMAPVIQRSERRILWAGGALLGIALLIGLAVAWWINRSINTLSRYADSVTNDTPLPLPDPGSSELRKLAQALENMRVRLEGKNDIENYVHALTHELKSPLAAIRGAAEILAEQPPPQVAARFIDNILAQNARMQSLVEKLLAQARLENRVEIVPVSVSIDELFTRLADARAATLASRNITLNWQRSGCCVEGDADLLEQALGNLLDNAIDFTPPGGAIQLAATQAFRQVTITVTDNGSGIPDYAQARIFERFYSLPRENGLKSSGLGLAFVLEVARLHQGSIDLRNRTDGGVTATLILHRPFT; from the coding sequence ATGCGCATAGGCATGCGGCTGTTGCTGGGATACTTCCTGATTGTGGCCATCGCCGCGTGGTTTGTGCTGTCGATCTTTGTTCAGGAGATCAAGCCCGGCGTGCGCAGGGCAACCGAAGGCACGCTGATTGACACCGCGACGCTGCTGGCGGAAGTGGGGCGAGACGATCTGCTCGCAGGCAACCCGCAGGAGGGCAAGCTGGCGCAGGCCTTTTCCCGGCTCCACCAGCGCCCGTTTCGCGCCAATATTGGCGGCATTCATAAAGTGCGTAACGAATATCACGTCTACATGACCGATGCCCGCGGCCGGGTGGTATTTGATTCCACCGGCCTGGCCGTGGGGAAGGATTACGCGCGCTGGAATGACGTCTGGCTGACGCTGCGCGGGGAGTATGGCGCCCGCAGTACGCCGAGCGATCCGCAGGATCCGGAGAGTACGGTCATGTACGTTGCCGCGCCGGTGGTCGATCGGGGCAAGATTATAGGCGTATTGTCGGTAGGAAAGCCCAATAGCGCGATGGCGCCGGTGATCCAGCGCAGCGAGCGACGGATCCTGTGGGCCGGCGGCGCGCTGCTGGGGATTGCGTTGCTCATTGGTCTGGCGGTGGCCTGGTGGATCAACCGCTCGATTAACACCCTGTCGCGCTATGCCGACTCGGTGACCAATGATACCCCGCTGCCGTTGCCCGATCCGGGCAGCAGTGAACTGCGCAAACTGGCGCAGGCGCTGGAGAACATGCGTGTTCGTCTGGAGGGAAAAAATGATATCGAAAATTATGTGCATGCGCTCACCCACGAACTGAAAAGCCCGCTGGCCGCGATCCGCGGTGCGGCCGAGATCCTGGCAGAGCAGCCCCCGCCGCAGGTGGCGGCGCGGTTTATTGATAATATTCTGGCGCAAAACGCGCGCATGCAGTCGCTGGTTGAAAAACTTCTCGCTCAGGCCAGGCTGGAAAACAGGGTCGAGATCGTTCCGGTCAGTGTCAGCATTGATGAGCTGTTCACACGCCTTGCCGATGCGCGCGCGGCGACGCTCGCCTCCCGAAACATCACTCTGAACTGGCAAAGGAGCGGGTGCTGCGTGGAGGGCGATGCCGATCTGCTTGAGCAGGCGCTGGGCAATTTACTGGATAACGCTATCGACTTTACCCCGCCGGGTGGGGCGATCCAGCTTGCCGCTACGCAGGCGTTCAGGCAGGTCACCATCACCGTGACGGATAACGGAAGCGGCATCCCGGATTATGCGCAGGCGCGAATCTTTGAGCGCTTCTACTCCCTCCCGCGCGAGAACGGGTTGAAAAGTAGCGGGCTGGGGCTGGCCTTTGTGCTGGAGGTGGCGCGTCTGCATCAGGGGAGCATCGATCTGCGAAACCGGACTGACGGCGGCGTGACGGCCACCCTGATACTTCACCGTCCCTTCACATAA
- the yjjY gene encoding protein YjjY gives MTKVRNCVLDALSINVNNIISLVVGTFPLDPTVSKTAVILTILTAT, from the coding sequence GTGACTAAAGTACGTAATTGCGTTCTTGATGCACTTTCCATCAACGTCAACAACATCATTAGCTTGGTCGTGGGTACTTTCCCTCTGGACCCGACAGTGTCAAAAACGGCTGTCATCCTAACCATTTTAACAGCAACATAA
- the robA gene encoding MDR efflux pump AcrAB transcriptional activator RobA, whose translation MDQAGIIRDLLTWLEGHLDQPLSLDNVSAKAGYSKWHLQRMFKDVTGHAIGAYIRARRLSKSAVALRLTARPILDIALQYRFDSQQTFTRAFKKQFSLTPALYRRSPDWSSFGMCPPLRLGEFTLPQHEFVTLPETHLVGTTQSYSCSLEQISEFRHQMRVQFWRDFLSHAPAIPPLLYGLNETRPSLEKDDEQEVFYTTALTPEMANGYIQGSKPVVLEGGEYVMFTYEGLGTGVQDFIMTVYGTCMPMLNLNRRKGQDIERYYPSTDVRPEERPIDLRCEYLIPIRR comes from the coding sequence ATGGATCAGGCTGGAATTATTCGCGATCTTCTTACCTGGCTGGAAGGCCATCTGGATCAGCCGTTGTCACTCGATAATGTGTCGGCAAAAGCGGGATATTCTAAGTGGCATTTACAGCGGATGTTTAAGGATGTCACCGGTCATGCCATTGGCGCCTATATCCGCGCACGTCGCCTCTCCAAGTCCGCCGTGGCGCTTCGCCTGACTGCGCGTCCAATTCTGGATATCGCCTTACAGTACCGCTTTGATTCACAGCAGACCTTTACCCGCGCGTTCAAAAAACAGTTCTCGTTGACCCCTGCGCTCTACCGCCGCTCCCCGGACTGGAGTTCATTCGGTATGTGCCCGCCGCTGCGCCTTGGCGAGTTCACCCTGCCTCAGCATGAGTTCGTCACTCTGCCAGAGACGCATCTGGTCGGCACGACGCAAAGCTACTCCTGCTCGCTGGAACAGATCTCCGAATTCCGTCATCAGATGCGGGTTCAGTTCTGGCGTGATTTCCTCAGCCATGCGCCGGCCATTCCGCCGCTGCTGTATGGCCTGAACGAGACGCGTCCAAGCCTGGAAAAAGATGACGAGCAGGAAGTGTTCTATACCACCGCATTAACGCCGGAAATGGCCAATGGCTATATTCAGGGGTCGAAACCGGTCGTGCTGGAAGGCGGCGAATATGTGATGTTCACCTATGAAGGGCTGGGTACCGGCGTGCAGGACTTTATCATGACGGTGTACGGCACCTGTATGCCGATGCTGAACCTGAACCGCAGAAAGGGGCAGGATATTGAGCGTTACTATCCGTCAACGGATGTGAGACCGGAAGAACGCCCAATCGACCTGCGCTGCGAATACCTGATTCCTATCCGCCGTTAA
- the creB gene encoding two-component system response regulator CreB encodes MQQPVVWLVEDEISIADTLIYMLQQEGFAVKAFERGLPVLEEARRQSPALAILDVGLPDISGFELCRQLLARHPSLPVLFLTARSDEVDKLLGLEIGADDYVAKPFSPREVCARVRTILRRMQKSAAPSEIVRIGEFELNEPAARISWFGEPLPLTRYEFLLLKTLLNAPGRVYSRQQLMDKVWGEEGDSFDRTVDTHIKTLRAKLRAVNDQLSPISTHRGMGYSLGLY; translated from the coding sequence ATGCAGCAACCTGTGGTCTGGCTGGTTGAAGACGAAATCAGCATCGCCGATACGCTGATCTACATGCTCCAGCAGGAGGGATTTGCGGTAAAGGCCTTTGAACGTGGCCTTCCGGTGCTGGAGGAAGCGCGCCGACAAAGCCCGGCGCTCGCCATCCTGGACGTGGGGCTGCCGGATATCAGCGGTTTTGAGCTCTGCCGTCAGCTGCTGGCCCGGCATCCTTCGCTACCGGTGCTGTTCCTGACGGCCCGCAGCGATGAAGTGGACAAGCTGCTCGGTCTGGAGATTGGCGCAGATGATTACGTCGCCAAACCCTTCTCGCCCCGTGAGGTATGCGCCCGGGTGCGGACCATTTTACGGCGCATGCAAAAGTCCGCTGCGCCTTCAGAGATTGTCCGTATCGGCGAGTTTGAACTGAATGAACCTGCCGCCAGGATCAGCTGGTTTGGTGAGCCATTACCCCTGACACGCTACGAGTTCCTGCTGCTTAAAACGCTGCTGAACGCGCCGGGCCGCGTCTATTCCCGCCAGCAATTGATGGATAAAGTCTGGGGAGAGGAGGGCGACAGCTTCGATCGCACCGTGGATACCCATATTAAAACCCTGCGCGCCAAACTGCGGGCCGTGAATGACCAGCTTTCCCCTATCAGCACCCACCGCGGCATGGGTTATAGCCTGGGATTATATTAA
- the thrL gene encoding thr operon leader peptide — translation MKRISITTITTTIIITTGNGAG, via the coding sequence ATGAAACGCATCAGCATCACCACCATTACCACCACCATCATCATTACCACAGGTAACGGTGCGGGCTGA
- the creA gene encoding protein CreA, whose amino-acid sequence MKYKTLIVMTLLLLVGRAVQAEEIGSVDTVFKVFGPDHKIVVEAFDDPDVKNVTCYISRAKTGGIKGGLGLAEDTSDAAISCQQVGPVELSDKIKNGKAQGDVVFQKRTSLVFKKLQVVRFYDAKRNALAYLAYSDKVVEGSPKNALSAVPIMPWH is encoded by the coding sequence ATGAAATACAAGACATTGATCGTTATGACGCTGCTGTTATTAGTGGGGCGCGCCGTGCAGGCCGAGGAGATTGGCTCTGTCGATACCGTATTCAAAGTTTTCGGGCCGGACCATAAAATTGTTGTCGAAGCTTTTGACGATCCCGATGTAAAGAACGTGACCTGCTATATCAGCCGGGCAAAAACGGGCGGGATAAAAGGGGGCCTTGGGCTGGCGGAAGACACCTCCGACGCGGCGATCTCTTGTCAGCAGGTGGGGCCAGTTGAGCTGAGCGACAAGATCAAAAACGGTAAGGCACAGGGCGATGTAGTATTCCAGAAACGCACCTCGCTGGTGTTCAAAAAACTGCAGGTGGTGCGTTTCTATGATGCGAAACGTAACGCGCTGGCTTACCTGGCCTACTCGGATAAGGTCGTTGAAGGTTCACCTAAGAACGCGCTGAGCGCGGTGCCCATTATGCCGTGGCATTAA
- a CDS encoding tRNA/rRNA methyltransferase has translation MHLSIVLVSPARAENIGAAARAMKTMGFTDLRIVASDAHNEPAARWVAHGSGDILDNLTTYETLADALHDISYTVATTARSRSKFHYYATPAELVPLLAEKSQWLPNMALVFGREDSGLTNEELALADVLTGVPMVADYPSLNLGQAVMVYCYQLASLMQNPAPPPAEVDENQLSALRARTERLLTSLNVADDQKMAEWLQQRLGLLGQRDTAMLHRLLHDIEKKLAE, from the coding sequence ATGCATTTGTCTATCGTACTGGTATCCCCAGCAAGAGCAGAAAATATCGGTGCCGCCGCACGGGCAATGAAGACCATGGGGTTTACCGATTTACGAATCGTTGCCAGCGACGCGCACAACGAACCTGCGGCGCGTTGGGTTGCCCATGGATCTGGAGATATCTTAGATAATTTAACGACTTACGAAACGCTGGCCGACGCGCTGCACGATATCTCTTATACCGTCGCTACCACCGCACGCAGCCGATCTAAGTTTCATTACTACGCCACGCCCGCTGAACTGGTGCCGTTACTGGCAGAAAAAAGCCAGTGGCTGCCCAACATGGCGCTGGTTTTTGGCCGGGAAGATTCCGGCCTGACGAACGAGGAACTGGCACTCGCAGACGTGCTGACCGGCGTGCCGATGGTGGCAGATTATCCGTCGCTAAATTTAGGTCAGGCCGTGATGGTGTACTGCTATCAATTAGCATCCTTGATGCAAAATCCTGCTCCACCTCCGGCTGAGGTGGATGAAAACCAGCTTTCTGCTCTGCGTGCGCGTACCGAACGCCTGCTGACCTCGCTGAATGTCGCCGACGATCAAAAAATGGCGGAGTGGCTACAGCAGCGGTTAGGTCTGTTAGGTCAGCGAGACACGGCAATGTTGCACCGATTACTGCACGATATCGAAAAAAAACTGGCAGAGTAA